The following coding sequences lie in one Sphaerochaeta sp. genomic window:
- the dnaE gene encoding DNA polymerase III subunit alpha: protein MEEKQTDQQQEQPISDDELLAQQAEEEQEIEEEEETAAAAPPQPQAPAEEKAADELPDPGFVHLHDHSDFSLLDGAAKIDRYVAKAKSYGMRSLALTDHGNMFGALRFYKACKEAGINPIIGCEFYCNPADHTFIPEPGDHNHDHRYHLILLAMNEKGYHNLMELNSAAWTEGFYYKPRIDDKLLEEHNEGLICLSACLAGEILQNLLGGQYEEAKRRALWFNSVFDDGRYYLEMQDHGLEEQKLTNPLLVKLHEETGIPLVCTNDIHYIEKDDAEAQDILLCIGTNSKRDDPNRMRFPSSEFYFKSPEEMKQLFSWCPEAIENTNRIAQRCDIQIHFPGPKLPVFQVPDGFKDTAEYLRYLANEGLKNRYGTITPQLQQRLDYELDIIIKMDFQGYFLIVMDYIRWAKNHGIPVGPGRGSGAGSLVAYSINITDVDPMKYNLLFERFLNPERVSMPDFDVDFCFERRKEVIQYVTEHYGKNRVAQIATFGTLKAKAVVKDCARVLDIPFDESTRICKLIPDDPKMTLAKAFAQNPELGQLEAKGGVYATLFSVARKLEGMNRNTSTHAAGVVIGQEPLVNYVPLYRDPKTGNQATQYTMDQIEECGLVKMDFLGLKTLTLIKHTVDLIHKKKPNFDINAIDDHDPKTFRMLCNGDSTAVFQFESSGMQQILRQAHPDSIEDIVALNALYRPGPMQYIPTFINCKNGKQPIHYPDPDLKPVLENTYGVIVYQEQVMKVAQVIAGYSLGQADILRRIMGKKKAEKLAHELPIFEEGAQKLGRTKAHADEIFEMLKPFAGYGFNKSHAVAYSLVAYQTAFLKANYPAEFLAANLTNEMGNPDKFNEYLEVAKEMGLKIQPPDINKSECYFTVADGVIVYGLAGIKNVGEEPVKLLVAEREKNGPFTSFVNYLMRLDGRAYNSKLLESLIKAGAFDSLGVNRPTLLANIEGAVAFATRRKEATAYGQISLFDESTEPQFDEYQMEMKDDWALSEKLETEKQVLGFYVSGHPLDQYREVIKKCVVVDTSKPEQLPFGRDTNIVASLTTLRQFTTKKETVMAFLTLTDRNASFSATMFPKTYAQYKDILQQDGIYGFTGKFDNSRGMEKLSFLIDKVYQDPNQLPPIAVSECHIEMDKQMCTKDVLEKLHDSCLEYPGQIRLYLTVNDQQRNVKTTIKCGREFSVSYSDVFTTVMKDSLPIESIYYD, encoded by the coding sequence ATGGAAGAGAAACAGACCGACCAACAACAGGAACAACCGATCTCCGATGATGAGCTCCTCGCCCAACAGGCGGAGGAAGAACAGGAAATCGAGGAAGAGGAAGAGACGGCGGCAGCCGCCCCACCCCAGCCACAGGCGCCGGCGGAGGAGAAGGCGGCGGACGAGCTGCCCGACCCAGGGTTCGTCCACCTGCACGACCACAGCGACTTCTCGCTGCTGGACGGCGCGGCGAAGATCGACCGGTACGTGGCCAAGGCGAAAAGCTACGGGATGCGCAGCCTGGCGCTGACTGACCACGGCAACATGTTCGGCGCGCTTCGCTTCTACAAGGCGTGCAAGGAAGCAGGCATCAACCCGATCATCGGCTGTGAGTTCTACTGCAACCCGGCCGACCACACGTTCATTCCGGAGCCGGGGGACCACAACCATGACCACCGCTACCATCTGATCCTCCTGGCGATGAACGAGAAAGGGTACCACAATCTGATGGAACTGAACTCCGCCGCCTGGACGGAAGGGTTCTACTACAAACCGAGGATCGACGACAAACTGCTTGAAGAGCACAACGAGGGGTTGATCTGCCTGTCGGCGTGTCTGGCCGGCGAGATCCTGCAGAACCTCCTGGGAGGACAGTACGAGGAAGCCAAGCGCCGGGCGCTGTGGTTCAACTCGGTCTTCGACGACGGACGGTACTATCTGGAGATGCAGGACCATGGGCTGGAAGAACAGAAGCTGACCAACCCGCTCTTGGTCAAACTGCACGAAGAGACCGGCATCCCCTTGGTATGCACCAACGACATCCACTACATCGAAAAGGATGACGCAGAAGCGCAGGACATCCTGCTGTGCATCGGCACCAACAGCAAGCGGGACGATCCCAACCGGATGCGCTTCCCCAGCTCCGAGTTCTACTTCAAGAGCCCCGAGGAGATGAAACAGCTGTTCTCCTGGTGTCCCGAGGCGATCGAGAATACCAACAGGATCGCCCAGCGGTGCGACATCCAGATCCACTTCCCCGGCCCGAAACTGCCTGTCTTCCAGGTGCCGGATGGATTCAAGGACACGGCGGAGTACCTCAGGTACCTGGCCAATGAAGGGCTGAAGAATCGATACGGGACAATAACGCCCCAGCTGCAGCAGCGGCTGGACTACGAGCTGGACATCATCATCAAGATGGACTTCCAAGGCTACTTCCTGATCGTCATGGACTACATCCGGTGGGCGAAGAACCACGGCATCCCGGTGGGGCCGGGACGCGGCTCCGGCGCCGGAAGCCTGGTGGCGTACTCCATCAACATCACCGATGTGGATCCGATGAAGTACAACCTGCTGTTCGAACGGTTCCTCAACCCGGAACGGGTATCCATGCCGGATTTCGACGTGGACTTCTGCTTCGAACGGCGCAAGGAAGTGATCCAGTACGTGACGGAGCACTATGGCAAGAACCGGGTGGCGCAGATCGCCACGTTTGGGACGTTGAAGGCCAAGGCGGTGGTCAAGGACTGCGCCCGGGTCTTGGACATCCCGTTCGACGAGTCGACCCGGATCTGCAAGCTGATCCCCGACGACCCGAAGATGACGTTGGCGAAGGCGTTCGCCCAGAACCCCGAACTGGGGCAATTGGAGGCCAAGGGCGGAGTGTACGCCACCCTGTTCAGCGTGGCGCGGAAACTGGAAGGGATGAACCGCAACACCTCCACCCACGCCGCCGGCGTGGTCATCGGGCAGGAGCCGCTGGTCAACTACGTGCCGCTGTACCGTGATCCCAAGACGGGCAACCAGGCCACCCAGTACACGATGGACCAGATCGAGGAATGCGGTTTGGTGAAGATGGACTTTTTGGGGTTGAAGACGCTGACGTTGATCAAGCACACGGTGGATCTGATCCACAAGAAAAAACCGAACTTCGACATCAACGCCATCGACGACCACGATCCGAAGACGTTCCGGATGCTCTGCAACGGGGACTCCACGGCGGTGTTCCAGTTCGAGAGTTCCGGCATGCAGCAGATCCTCCGGCAGGCCCATCCGGACAGCATCGAGGACATCGTGGCATTGAACGCGTTGTACCGTCCCGGCCCGATGCAGTACATCCCGACGTTCATCAACTGCAAGAACGGCAAACAACCGATCCACTACCCGGACCCCGACCTGAAACCGGTGCTGGAGAACACCTACGGCGTGATCGTCTACCAGGAGCAGGTGATGAAGGTCGCCCAGGTGATCGCCGGCTATTCGCTGGGACAGGCGGACATCCTCAGGCGTATCATGGGCAAGAAGAAAGCGGAGAAGCTGGCCCACGAACTGCCGATCTTCGAGGAAGGGGCCCAGAAGCTGGGCCGGACCAAGGCGCACGCCGACGAGATCTTCGAGATGCTCAAGCCGTTTGCCGGCTACGGCTTCAACAAGAGCCACGCAGTGGCGTACTCCCTGGTGGCCTACCAGACGGCGTTCCTCAAAGCCAACTACCCCGCCGAGTTCCTTGCGGCCAACCTGACCAACGAAATGGGCAACCCGGACAAGTTCAACGAGTACCTGGAAGTGGCCAAGGAAATGGGTCTGAAGATCCAGCCGCCGGACATCAACAAGAGTGAGTGCTACTTCACCGTCGCCGATGGCGTGATCGTCTACGGACTGGCCGGCATCAAGAACGTCGGCGAGGAACCGGTCAAGCTGCTCGTCGCGGAGCGGGAAAAGAACGGCCCGTTCACCAGTTTCGTCAACTACCTGATGCGGTTGGATGGCAGGGCGTACAACTCAAAGCTTCTGGAATCGTTGATCAAGGCCGGGGCGTTCGACAGCCTGGGGGTCAACCGTCCGACGCTCCTTGCCAACATCGAGGGAGCGGTGGCGTTCGCCACCCGGAGAAAGGAAGCGACGGCCTACGGGCAGATTTCGTTGTTCGATGAAAGCACCGAACCCCAGTTTGACGAGTACCAGATGGAGATGAAGGACGACTGGGCCCTTTCGGAAAAACTGGAGACGGAGAAACAGGTACTGGGGTTCTATGTCAGCGGGCACCCGCTGGACCAGTACCGTGAGGTGATCAAAAAATGCGTCGTCGTCGACACCTCCAAACCGGAACAGCTGCCGTTCGGCCGGGACACCAACATTGTGGCGTCCCTGACCACCCTCCGGCAGTTCACCACCAAGAAGGAGACGGTGATGGCGTTCCTCACCCTGACGGACCGCAACGCCTCTTTCAGCGCGACGATGTTCCCCAAGACGTACGCCCAGTACAAGGACATCCTGCAACAGGACGGCATCTATGGGTTCACCGGGAAATTCGACAATTCCCGGGGGATGGAGAAACTCTCTTTTTTGATCGACAAGGTGTACCAGGATCCCAACCAGCTGCCTCCCATCGCCGTCAGTGAATGCCATATCGAGATGGACAAACAGATGTGCACCAAGGATGTGCTGGAGAAGCTCCATGACAGTTGTCTGGAATACCCCGGGCAGATCCGGCTGTATCTTACCGTCAACGACCAACAGCGGAACGTGAAGACCACCATCAAGTGCGGTCGGGAATTCAGCGTCTCGTACAGTGATGTCTTCACCACGGTGATGAAGGACAGCCTGCCCATCGAATCGATATATTATGATTGA
- a CDS encoding FAD binding domain-containing protein: MYEELRSTTIHTPTTLSEYGQIANRFPDALNWAGGTYLMSRPDFYPMDSNIEIIDLSALEELERITRTDRYIQIGSMVNAAQLLDTGRQILPKVLLDALLSIGSTIVRRQMTIGGSLCIPDIRLSIPTALAVLDAVAEVRVYLPNGKCSTRWIPVSRLYDKDGKLTPFEGKFLLTQIRIGLEYGNYQRFLLIGNPAREGNAAVLLAFQAERTAVALGKVQMCITFPKKGFFISKEIIGQLSGINLPVSPKTIRTIIGNLKGELQKTYPSLSALQQERALRMFGSILYDLNTIYLQS, from the coding sequence ATGTACGAAGAGCTTAGGTCCACCACCATCCACACCCCGACCACCCTCTCCGAGTACGGGCAGATCGCCAACCGGTTCCCCGACGCGCTGAACTGGGCCGGGGGAACCTATCTGATGAGCCGGCCGGACTTTTACCCGATGGATTCCAACATCGAGATCATCGACCTGTCCGCGTTGGAGGAGCTGGAGCGGATCACCCGCACCGACCGGTACATCCAGATCGGCTCGATGGTCAACGCCGCGCAGCTTCTGGACACCGGACGGCAGATCCTTCCCAAGGTGCTGCTGGATGCCCTGCTCTCCATCGGTTCCACCATCGTGCGGCGCCAGATGACCATCGGCGGCTCGCTGTGCATCCCGGACATCCGCCTGTCCATCCCCACGGCGCTGGCCGTACTGGACGCCGTGGCGGAAGTGCGGGTGTACCTGCCCAACGGCAAATGCTCCACCCGGTGGATTCCCGTCTCCCGTCTGTACGACAAGGATGGGAAACTCACCCCGTTCGAAGGAAAATTCCTGCTCACCCAGATCCGCATCGGTCTGGAATACGGCAACTACCAGCGGTTCCTGTTGATCGGAAACCCGGCACGGGAAGGGAACGCGGCCGTCCTGCTGGCCTTCCAGGCGGAGCGGACCGCCGTGGCGTTGGGCAAGGTGCAGATGTGCATCACGTTCCCCAAGAAGGGATTTTTCATCAGCAAGGAGATCATCGGGCAACTTTCCGGCATCAACCTTCCCGTCTCTCCCAAGACGATCCGCACCATCATTGGGAACCTCAAGGGGGAGCTCCAGAAAACCTACCCCAGTCTGAGCGCGCTGCAACAGGAGCGGGCGCTTCGGATGTTCGGATCCATCCTGTATGACTTGAACACCATCTATCTGCAGAGTTGA
- a CDS encoding ferredoxin, with protein MNLDCIIDGKGLSLSVNSNKPLLLILTEDVGCRSLNSNCHGSRCGNCLVLVNDIVVLSCLVPAFRLKDANIQTFDGFSKTRQCRDIERAYQVTGNMPCPNCYASKTMLIESILQNLTGEHHAGKEISMPGRLRPQIVGETTPLDEEAVAKELSLNTCQCMDTGELLQIVEIALSYRRRKNVRRA; from the coding sequence ATGAATCTGGATTGCATCATTGACGGAAAAGGACTCTCCCTCTCGGTGAACTCCAACAAACCGCTGCTTCTGATCCTCACCGAGGATGTGGGATGCAGGTCGCTGAACAGCAACTGCCATGGCTCGCGGTGCGGGAACTGCCTGGTGCTGGTCAACGACATCGTCGTGCTCTCCTGTCTGGTGCCGGCTTTCCGGCTGAAGGACGCCAACATCCAGACGTTTGACGGATTTTCCAAGACGCGCCAGTGCCGTGACATCGAACGGGCCTACCAGGTGACCGGCAACATGCCCTGCCCGAACTGCTACGCGTCCAAAACGATGTTGATCGAATCCATCCTGCAGAACCTCACCGGAGAACACCACGCCGGCAAGGAAATCTCCATGCCGGGACGGCTTCGCCCGCAGATCGTCGGCGAGACCACCCCGTTGGACGAGGAGGCTGTCGCCAAGGAACTGTCCCTGAATACCTGCCAGTGCATGGATACCGGAGAGCTCCTGCAGATCGTGGAGATCGCATTGTCCTACCGGAGGAGAAAGAATGTACGAAGAGCTTAG